In Rhodamnia argentea isolate NSW1041297 chromosome 1, ASM2092103v1, whole genome shotgun sequence, the genomic window CGCTGTCCCTGTTGTATTAATCATATTATGAAGGCCAAAAAAGTCAAGAGTTCCTGGAAAAGATGGTTGAAAATGCTCCTTGCTAGCAAAAATTTGATACTATTTTTTTCGACAGGTTACAGAATTATGCTCAAATCTTCATAAAAGCTCGGACAACCAAACATAAAAGCTCCAGCTTTAGAGCCTTTCCCATAATGTAGCCAAATTAGTACTTCAGTAGTATTTTAACTGACGACCCAGCAAAACAAGAAAGATTTTCAACAGAAGGGAGCGACCAGATTGTGCATAGTGGCTTTGCCTGTTGCATAAGGAGCGCCGCAGTTGATCCCATGCACATCTTCCATGCTCCACAAGCCATCCTCCCACAAGAAATCCTCatttgttgatgttgatgacGAGGCCTCAGGAAGAGAAGCATTGAAAACAGAGTAGAACAAGCACTGGTCATAGCCGAAGTTATTGGGACATGCCCCCGCGATCTCGGGTCGGATTTGGGGTGCGTACGGGATTCTGTGGTGGTGGTCGTTGTTTTCTTCGAGCAGGGACAGGATGCTCCTCATGTCAACCGGAGTCAGTTGCAATTGCTGTTGCTGTTGGGGCAGCTGCTGTTGCATTTGCTgatgttgctgctgctgttgctgttgctgttgctgttgctgttgctgatgatgatgaaattGTTGGCGCCGCAGAATACGCGCCGCTTTCAACCTGTCCGGGTTGTTCAGAGAGGCCTTGGCCTTGTTCTTGAAATGGGTCCTCCAGTAGTTCTTGATCTCATTGTCTGTCCTCCCTGGCAAGCTTCTTGCAATTGTTGACCatctgtttttcaattttttttagtttcaatTCGAGAAGTTATTCCAGGAAGATCTTACTATTatttaaaaacataaaaaataaaactttcaATAGTTTGAGTAATTAAATTTACCTGTTTCCCCACCTAGCGTGGAGCTCTAGGATGATGCTCTCTTCATGTGGGGTTATCTGACCTCTCTTGAGGTCAGGCCTCAAGTAATTCACCCACCTCAATCTACAGCTCTTCCCATTCCTCTTGAGCCCTGCACAACCGAAACATATAAGACACTGAAATAATTACCTTTTACTTCCCATAATCTCAAAATTCGACTCTAGGTTTTCCCTTCCCTTGATGCAAAAGTCTTGTGATAAAAGCTCATGCCAATAGAAACAGAATTAACCTAAGAAAGCTTGTATGGTTTGTAGCCcctcaaaaggaaaacaaagggaGATTTTCTGGTAGGTTTTTGTGGGGGATATCTAAGAAGTAATAAGTACCAATAATGCAAACACAAGAGGGCAACAAATTTAAGAGGATTATAAGGATTgtaccattaaaaaaaaagataaaaaaagaagcaaaccaAGGATGGCATCactaaaaagaaaacagaaaccATGAAAACTTTCAATAGCCTTACGTGGGCATCCTGAGTACTAATAGTGCATAAACATGAAGGCAACTAACTCAAAGAGAACATACATAAGATCCAAAGATTAAGAGGTTTATCATGTGGGGATGCTGATTGATTGAGCACTAATTGAACATAAAAACAAGCACATGTATGTGTTACCTGTGAGCCTAGCCACAGAGTTCCACCTTCCCTCCCCATGCAACTTCACATAGTCAATAAGCAACTTGTCTTCCTCGGCAGTCCAAGGACCTTTCCTCCACACCTCTTCCATGGAGTTTGAGCCCCACCCAAAGTTCCCTGTCATTGCTACGCAAGACATGCAACTCTAGAGGGCTGAAGAAgtgaaaagggaagaagaaaaattcctGCTTAACTAAATATGGTGGTTCCCGAATTGTGACTCTTTTGGTTTGGTTGGGTGTAGTTCTTTTCCAAAGATCTTCTGTGGCAATTTGAGTTGGTGTGCATCCCATATTTATATTGGCGCTTGAGCAATGTGTTTCATGGCATCACCAAATTTTCTGTCGCCATCAAATCATCCCTATCCTTTCCACTGTTCAAGGTACGGGGGTGATTTCTTGATAAAAATAAACTATCCACAATGACCCTTTTAACCCCTTCTCATCGTTGGTTAGTTTGGTTCATTTGTTGAGATATTAGATGATAAGGTCATTAATGAGACCACGACAAGTTGGATTTACCTCGTTTCGCATTGTGCAATAAGCATTCAAGCCCTTTGCTCATATAGTCGAAGTGATTTTTGGAGTTACATCATAAATTCGGAGTTAAGTGAATATTAAATTGTATGGTTCAATTTAGGAGTTGTTAAACCgtgaaattttaaataaatgataGGTTAAGGCGTTGTGCAGCCACAGAATTTGACAAAAATTGATTCGAAGTTTTGGCTTAATCGCGCGAGCTCCACGTAAATGACAATTGTGAATATCTACTTTGATCGAGCATTTTCATTGGCAGAGTTGTTCTGTCAGCAATTAAGCTTAGTTTAGTCGTGGATGACCTTTTTCCGACTTCAATCGAAAGGACATAGGGGCCAATTTCTGTCAGACAAAGGGCATTTGGAGAATTCATTCTTCTGTTGAGGCATTGGGTGACATGCTCTTATCAAAGATTATTCATATCAGATTTTTCCCACACAAGTTTTTATGATGCTA contains:
- the LOC115731080 gene encoding transcription factor MYB13-like; the protein is MSCVAMTGNFGWGSNSMEEVWRKGPWTAEEDKLLIDYVKLHGEGRWNSVARLTGLKRNGKSCRLRWVNYLRPDLKRGQITPHEESIILELHARWGNRWSTIARSLPGRTDNEIKNYWRTHFKNKAKASLNNPDRLKAARILRRQQFHHHQQQQQQQQQQQQQQHQQMQQQLPQQQQQLQLTPVDMRSILSLLEENNDHHHRIPYAPQIRPEIAGACPNNFGYDQCLFYSVFNASLPEASSSTSTNEDFLWEDGLWSMEDVHGINCGAPYATGKATMHNLVAPFC